CTGGCACGTGAACGGCCACCTTCCATCCGCCTCACCAATTTGCTACCAATAATTCAGGATTCGGGGAGGAACAGACCGGGTCCTGGGAGCAGGCAGGGAGTGTACGGTCATGTTGGGCTGGGGAAGCAATCGTCACAATGCTCTTGCGGCTGGCAGCACCGAAACAATCGTCAACGAGGTCGTTGATACGCGCCGGATTGCGCTTGCGCTCGGCGGCGGTGCTGCGCGCGGCTGGGCCCATATCGGCGTCCTGAGGGCACTAGACGAAGCCGGTGTAAAAATCGGCATGATTGCCGGAACCTCGATAGGCGCGCTGGTCGGCGGTTGTTATCTCGCCGGAAAGCTCGATGAGCTGGAGGAATTTGCCCGTTCGCTGACAATGCGGCGTATTGCCGGCCTGCTCGATCTGACGATCGGCGGCGGCGGTCTCTTCGGCGGCATGCGGCTGACTAAGCGCATGCAGGAGCATCTCGAAGGCTTGCGCGTCGAAAACCTCGAGCACCCTTTCATCGCCGTCGCCACGGAATTGCGCACCGGCCACGAGGTCTGGATTCACCAGGGCGACCTCGTCACCGCACTGCGCTCATCCTATGCGTTGCCGGGCATTTTCGAGCCCGTGCAATGCAACGGCCGCACCCTGATCGACGGCGCTCTCGTCAACCCCGTGCCGGTTTCGGTCTGCAGGGCCTATGAGCAGGCGCTCGTCGTCGCCGTCAATCTCAATTACGATCTGTTCGGCCGCTCTGCCGTGGTCAAACATTCCTCTTCGCCCCCGAATGGCGCAGCACCTTCCCTGGAAGGTCCGCCGCGCCCCGGCCTGCCTGGCGTCATGGTGCAGGCCTTCAATATCATTCAGGACCGGATTTCGCGCTCGCGCCTGGCGGGCGACCCGCCCGACCTCATGCTGCATCCCCGTATCAACGATATCGGCCTCTCGGAATTCCATCGCGCCAGCGAAGCCATCGACAGGGGATACGAGGAAACACGCGCCCGCGTTCCCGAGCTGGAGCGCATGCAGCAGGCGTTCCGACGCTAACTTACACTACAAATATTCGTGCTGAGCATTCCAGCTTGCGGTAGCCGCAGCCTCCTAGGCCGTCATTCCTGCGCGTGTCACAGGAATGACGGAGTCGTTTCGAAATGACTATTGCGGACGCGCCGGAAACGAAACCTCATCCGGCGATATAGGCCTTGATATGTTCGGCTTCCGCCTCGATCTCGCCGATCCGCGCCTTTACCACGTCACCGATGGAGATGATGCCGGCAAGACGACCGTCGTCCTCAACCGGAATATGGCGGAACCGCCCTCCGGTCATGATTTCCATCAATTCGTCGGTGGTGGAATTGTGATGACAGCGGATGACGTTCTTCGTCATGGCCACCGAAACGGATTGCAGAAGGGAGGCAGCGCCCTCGCCTGCCACGACCTTCACCAGATCGCGTTCCGTGAAAATACCGAGAACGACGCCGTCGGCATCGGTCACGACGAGTGCACCGATCTTGTGCGCATTCAGCGTTGCTGCCGCCTCGCCGATGCTTACGCTCGGACCCACAGTCACGACATTCCGGCCCTTGCGGTCGAGAAGATCTTTTACGAATGTTGCCATGCCTTCCTCCTCCTGTCAGCAATCTGCAACGCGGCGAAGTCTCTCCGCGGTTGCAAATCATGGAACATGGTGCGCTGAGGCCTATGCGAATGCAATCCCGGATGGGACCTGCACAAGCAAATTTGCGCCACGGCCGACAAGGAGCGTGATCGCCCTAAAGCGGGTGTTCCACACCCTCACTGGGAAGGTTCCCGCGGATCGGGCGATCGAACAGGCCGAAGAACAGGAAGCCGAGGAGAAAGCCGAAGACATGCGCATCCCAGGCGACTTCACCGCCGACATCGCCAAACAGCGGCACGCCGACCGCGATCAGGACATTGCCGAAAAGCCACATCAGCGTGAAGATCAGCACGGTCCTGTTCGAAAGCGCCGCGACAATGCTCTGCCTCGGCATCAGATGGCCGAAAGAGGCGCTGTAGCCGCCGCGCGACGGGAAAGCGAAACGGCATGCGGCTCCCATCAGGGCCGAAACGACACCAGATGCTCCGATCAGAACCGTCACATCGCCCCAGTTCAGCGCCGCGTGGCCAAAAGCTGAAACGGCGGCGGATATGCACCATAACAGTACGAAGCGAAGCGTTCCGATCCGGCGCAGAACCGGTGCGCCAAAGGCCATCAACCACAATCCGTTAAAAAGAATATGCTCGATGCCGCCGTGCAGAAAAGAATATGTCACCGGCGTCCAGAGCCATTCCAGCCCCTGCTGGGATAATGGCACCGCGTAACGCAGCGGAATGAAGCCGAAGGTGAAGATGAACCAGCCGTTGCCATCCTCCGAAAGAAGATAGGCCGGAACCACAAAGGCCAAGAGCAGCGCCGCCAATATGCCGACCAGAAGCGGCGGCAGGTTGAAGACGGGATTATGTGCGTCCTCTTTCAGTTCCTGACTTTCCGAAACCGGCGGC
This region of Agrobacterium tumefaciens genomic DNA includes:
- a CDS encoding patatin-like phospholipase family protein, with protein sequence MLGWGSNRHNALAAGSTETIVNEVVDTRRIALALGGGAARGWAHIGVLRALDEAGVKIGMIAGTSIGALVGGCYLAGKLDELEEFARSLTMRRIAGLLDLTIGGGGLFGGMRLTKRMQEHLEGLRVENLEHPFIAVATELRTGHEVWIHQGDLVTALRSSYALPGIFEPVQCNGRTLIDGALVNPVPVSVCRAYEQALVVAVNLNYDLFGRSAVVKHSSSPPNGAAPSLEGPPRPGLPGVMVQAFNIIQDRISRSRLAGDPPDLMLHPRINDIGLSEFHRASEAIDRGYEETRARVPELERMQQAFRR
- a CDS encoding CBS domain-containing protein; its protein translation is MATFVKDLLDRKGRNVVTVGPSVSIGEAAATLNAHKIGALVVTDADGVVLGIFTERDLVKVVAGEGAASLLQSVSVAMTKNVIRCHHNSTTDELMEIMTGGRFRHIPVEDDGRLAGIISIGDVVKARIGEIEAEAEHIKAYIAG
- a CDS encoding rhomboid family intramembrane serine protease, with the translated sequence MSNGDGEQPPVSESQELKEDAHNPVFNLPPLLVGILAALLLAFVVPAYLLSEDGNGWFIFTFGFIPLRYAVPLSQQGLEWLWTPVTYSFLHGGIEHILFNGLWLMAFGAPVLRRIGTLRFVLLWCISAAVSAFGHAALNWGDVTVLIGASGVVSALMGAACRFAFPSRGGYSASFGHLMPRQSIVAALSNRTVLIFTLMWLFGNVLIAVGVPLFGDVGGEVAWDAHVFGFLLGFLFFGLFDRPIRGNLPSEGVEHPL